The genomic DNA CCCGGCTCGAAGCCCGCCGCCAGGACGATGTACGCCTTCGGCACGGCGAGCCGCAGCTCGTCCGGCGCGGGCACCACGGCCGCCTCCGCCACCGCCTCGTGCTCCAGCAGCGCGCTCTCCAGCTCGAACGGGGAGATCTTGTAGTCGGAGGCCTTGAAGATCTCGTCGCGCCGGCCCACGAACGTGATGTAGCCGTCCGCGTCGCGCGAACCGATGTCACCGGTCCGGTAGTAGCCGCCTGCCATCGCCTCGGCGGTGCGGTCGGCGTCACCGTGGTAGCCGGTCATCAGACCGACGGGCCGCGCCGAGAGATCCAGCGCGATCTCGCCCTCGTCCACTCCCGGCGCGCCCGACACGGGGTCGAGCAGTTCGACGTGGAACCCGGGGCTCGGCCGCCCCATGGAGCCCGTCTTCAGCTTCTGCCCGGGGCTGTTGGAGACCTGGACCGCCGTCTCCGTCTGTCCGAAGCCGTCCCGGATGGTGACGCCCCAGGCGCGCCGCACCTGTTCGATGACCTCTGGGTTCAGCGGCTCGCCCGCGGCCACCGCCTCGCGCGGCGGGGTCCGCAGCTGGGTCAGGTCGGCCTGGATGAGCATGCGCCAGACGGTGGGCGGGGCGCAGAAGGTGGTCACCCCGGCGCGGTCCATCTCCGTCAGCAGACGGCCCGCGTCGAAGCGCGTGTAGTTGTGCAGGAAGACCGTCGCCTCCGCGTTCCAGGGGGCGAAGAGGTTCGACCAGGCGTGCTTGGCCCAGCCCGGCGAGGAGATGTTCAGGTGGACGTCGCCCGGTTCGAGTCCGATCCAGTACATCGTCGCCAAGTGGCCGATCGGGTACGACACATGGGTGTGCTCGACCAGCTTGGGGTGGGCGGTCGTGCCCGAGGTGAAGTACAGCATCAGCGGATCGTCCGCATGGGTGATGCCGTCCGGCTCGAAGGCCGCGTCGGCCGCGTACGCCTCCTCGTACGACTGCCAGCCGGGCCGCTCGCCGCCGACGGTGATCCGGGTGTAACGGCCGGGCACCTCGTCGAACTTGCCGGTGTCCTCGGCGCGCACCACGACGTGCCGGACGCGTCCCCGCTCGACGCGGTCGCGCAGGTCGGCGGGGCCCAGCAGCGGGGTGGCGGGGATGACGACGGCGCGCAGCTTCATCGCGGCCAGCGCCGTCTCCCACAGCTCCGCCTGGTTGCCGAGCATGACCAGGACGCGGTCCTCCGCCCGGACTCCCCGCGCGCGCAGCCAGTTGGCGACGCGGTCGGAGCGCTCGGACAGCTCGGCGAAGGACAGCCGGGTGGTGGCGCCGTCCTCCTCGACGAGGTGCAGGGCCGTGCGGTCGTTGCCCCGCGCGAGGACGTCGAACCAGTCGAGCGCCCAGTTGAAGTGCTCCGGGCGGGGCCAGCGGAAGCCCTCGTAGGCCGTGGCGTAGTCCTCGCGGTGCGTCAGCAGGAAGTCCCGCGCGGCCCTGAATGCGTCCGTCGCGCTCGTGTTCGCCGTCATGTGTCCTCCTCATTGCCGGACAGCCACCTAACATCGTGTAATCCGTGATGCAGGTCTCACCACCCCCGAACGGGGGGTGCGCCGCGATGAAGGGGCGAGCAGGTGGCAGCAGACGCAGCCGAGGCGGTGGAGGTGCGCGGCGCGTTGCTACGGCTGCGCCGGGCGACGGGGCTCCCGGTCGCCTTCGGTGGACTGGTCGAGCCCGGGCGGCCGCAGATCCGCATCAGCGAACTGTGCGGCCACACGACGCTCGCCCTCAGCTCGCTCGCGGTGGTCTCCGGCAGCGGGCTCGGCGGCAAGGTCGTCGCCCTCTCGCGGCCGTGCGCGGTGACGGACTACTCGACGTCACGGCAGATCAGCCACGAGTACGACGTGGCGGTCGCCGCCGAGGGACTGCGGTCCGTGGTCGCGGTGCCCGTGGTCGTACGCCGTCGGGTGCGCGGTGTGCTGTACGGCGCTCTGCGGGCGGCTCAGCCGCTGGGCGACCGGACGCTCACGGCGGCCGTGGAGGCGGCCCGGGACGTGGAGCAGGCGCTGGTCGTGCGGGACGAGGCGCACAGCCTGATGACGGCCGCGCGGGAACCCGAGACCGCGTCGGGCGCGGCCTGGGAGCAGGTGCGCGAGGCGCACGGGGCGCTGCGGGCACTGGCGCCGCGCCTCATGGACCCGGCACTGCGGGCCGAACTCCTCGAGGTGTGCGGGCAGTTGGCCGGAGCGGCGTCGGCGGAGCCGGCCGCGGCACACGCGCTCGGGCTGGCACCGCGTGAGGTGGATGTGCTGGTGTGCGTCGCGGCGGGGGCGACGAACGCGGTCGCGGCCGAGCGGCTGGGGCTTCGCCCGGAGACCGTGAAGGGGTATCTGCGGTCGGCGATGCGCAAGCTCGGCGCGCACACCCGGCTGGAAGCGGTGGTCGCGGCGCGCCGGGCGGGGGTGCTGCCGTAGCGACTGCCGACGGTGCCGACGGTCCCGACGGCCTCACGGTGGCGACTGCCCGGCGGCTGATTCCGACCGTCCCGCCCTATTTGCACATCTCCGGGGTTTCGTCGTTCATTCATTCGGCACCTCAGTGAATTCCCTTATGCCGTCCACCTGTTATTTCCCTCACCACGCCGTCCGTCCGAATTTCAAAGATTCGTTGCCTAATATTGGCCCGGACACGACACACGAGGGGAGCGGTGACCGTGCGACGGGACTTCAAGGAGCCTGCGAGACCCCGCCCCGACCTGGTCATCGGCCGGGAAGAACTGTTCGCGGGGGCACGCGAGCAGCTCACCCGAGGGGGCAGTGTGCTGGTGCACGGCCCGGCCGGAATAGGAAAGTCGACCATCCTGCGGGCCCTGGTCACCGAATACGGCGAAACGGCGCACACCGTCCTGCGGTGTTCGTCCACCGAGTCCGAATCGCATCTTCCGTTTCTGGCCCTGGCCGACCTCCTCGGTCTGGTCGAGGACGAGGTCCTCGACCGGCTGCCCGCCCCGCAGCGCACCGCTCTGGAGTCCGCGCTGACCGGGCGCGGCGAGTCCACCCTCCAGCGCGACGGACTCGCGCTGCGCCTCGCGGTGCTCTCCACGCTCCGTGTCCTGGCCGCCCGTGGCCCGGTGCTGATCGTCGCCGACGACCTCCAGTGGCTGGATCCGGCCAGCGCCGAACTCCTCGGCTTCGCCGCGCGGCGTCTGGGCGGCATGCCCGTCCAGATGCTCTGCGCGGTCCGTACCGACACCGAACCACAGGGCCAGCAGCACGACCGCTATCTACGCGCGTCCCCGCCGGAGACGCTCGCGGTGCGCGTGAACCCCCTCTCCCGCGCCCAGACCGCCGAGCTCCTCGGCCGTCGCGGCCACACCGACCTGCCCCGTTCGACGGTGCGCGACATCCACCGCACCAGCGGCGGCAACCCGCTGTTCGCGCTGGAGCTGGGCCGCGCGCTGGCCGAGAGCCCCACCCCGCCGAGCCCGGGCGAGCCGCTGCCCGTGCCGACCTCGCTGCGCGCGCTCGTCCTGAACCGGCTGGACATGCTGTCGCCCCAGGCCCGCCGCACCCTGCTCGTCGCGAGCGCCGGAGCACGCCCGACGCTCGCCCTGCTGCACGCCGCGGGCCGCGAGAACGCGGAGGCGGAGACGGCGCAGGCCGCCGCGCTCGGGCTGCTGGTGACGGAACGGGACGCACCCGGCGTACGGTTCGCGCATCCGCTCGTCTCCGCCGCGCTGTACGCGGAGGCGACCGCGCAGGAGCGACGGGCCGCCCATGCCGCGCTGTCCACGGCGGCCTCCGATCCCATCGAGCGGGCCCGGCATCTCGCGCTGGCCACCACCGGGACCGATCCCCGGGTCGCCACCCGGCTCGGGGAGGCGGCGGCGGTCGCCCGGGACCGTGGTGCGCCGTCGGTGGCGGCGGGGCTCGGACTGCTCGCCGCCCGGCACACTCCGGCGGACACCGTGCCGGGCCCGGACGAGCGACGCCTCCAGGCGGCCGAGGACGCGCTGACCGCCGGGGAGACGGATCTCGCCCGGGACATCGCCCGCGAGGTGCTCGGGCGGGCCGGGGGGCCCGCGGACCGGGTACGGGCCTGGATGGTCGTGATCGACGCGGCGGGGCAGGCCATGGCCGAGGTCGACGCCGTCTTCCCGCAGGCGCTGGCCGACGCGGGCGACGATCCCCGGCTTCTCGCCCTGGTGCACTACCAGCTCGCGTGGCGGGCGCTGCTGGTGGAGGGCGAGTTCGACAAGGCCCGCGAGGAGGCCGCCCGGTCCGCGGAGCTGGCCGCGCGCGCCGCCGACCGGCGCGCCGAGCTCCTCGCGCTGGCCTTCCAGGCACAGATGGAGACCCTGATGGGGCACCCGGACGCCCCGGGCACCATCAAGCGGGCGCTCAAGGAGCCGCAGGACCCGCGGGTGGCGTGCGACCACAACGGCGCCGGTGCGGCCCGGTTCCGCTGGCTGATCATGGGCGACCAGCTCGCCGAGGCGCGTACGACGATCAGCGCGCTGCTGCGCGAGGTGCGGCGGCGCGGGATGGTCGAGAGCGAGGTGCACTTCCTGCGGGCGCTCGCCGAGGTCGAACTGCGGGCCGGGCACTGCGGGCGGGCGCTCGACCTCGCCCGGGAGAGCCTCCGGCTGGCGCGGGACACCGGGATCGGCGAGGGCGCCACCGCGATGTTCACCTCGCTCGCGGAGGCCGCGGGCGGCGAGGTGAACCGGGCGCTGACGCTGGCCCGGGAGGCGGTGGGGCGCGCGGAGGAGGACGGTGACCTGGTCTATCTCTCGCGCGCGCTGGGCGCCCTCGGGC from Streptomyces avermitilis MA-4680 = NBRC 14893 includes the following:
- a CDS encoding helix-turn-helix transcriptional regulator, translated to MAADAAEAVEVRGALLRLRRATGLPVAFGGLVEPGRPQIRISELCGHTTLALSSLAVVSGSGLGGKVVALSRPCAVTDYSTSRQISHEYDVAVAAEGLRSVVAVPVVVRRRVRGVLYGALRAAQPLGDRTLTAAVEAARDVEQALVVRDEAHSLMTAAREPETASGAAWEQVREAHGALRALAPRLMDPALRAELLEVCGQLAGAASAEPAAAHALGLAPREVDVLVCVAAGATNAVAAERLGLRPETVKGYLRSAMRKLGAHTRLEAVVAARRAGVLP
- a CDS encoding helix-turn-helix transcriptional regulator translates to MTVRRDFKEPARPRPDLVIGREELFAGAREQLTRGGSVLVHGPAGIGKSTILRALVTEYGETAHTVLRCSSTESESHLPFLALADLLGLVEDEVLDRLPAPQRTALESALTGRGESTLQRDGLALRLAVLSTLRVLAARGPVLIVADDLQWLDPASAELLGFAARRLGGMPVQMLCAVRTDTEPQGQQHDRYLRASPPETLAVRVNPLSRAQTAELLGRRGHTDLPRSTVRDIHRTSGGNPLFALELGRALAESPTPPSPGEPLPVPTSLRALVLNRLDMLSPQARRTLLVASAGARPTLALLHAAGRENAEAETAQAAALGLLVTERDAPGVRFAHPLVSAALYAEATAQERRAAHAALSTAASDPIERARHLALATTGTDPRVATRLGEAAAVARDRGAPSVAAGLGLLAARHTPADTVPGPDERRLQAAEDALTAGETDLARDIAREVLGRAGGPADRVRAWMVVIDAAGQAMAEVDAVFPQALADAGDDPRLLALVHYQLAWRALLVEGEFDKAREEAARSAELAARAADRRAELLALAFQAQMETLMGHPDAPGTIKRALKEPQDPRVACDHNGAGAARFRWLIMGDQLAEARTTISALLREVRRRGMVESEVHFLRALAEVELRAGHCGRALDLARESLRLARDTGIGEGATAMFTSLAEAAGGEVNRALTLAREAVGRAEEDGDLVYLSRALGALGHAQLVAGDAAGAVRSLRRVRELEEGLGVTDPARGRWHGDLAEALVRIGEPAEAQGFIDTTRTQALRLGRESVLAVLDRAEALARAARGEIDAATRQLTSAQDRLAKLGYGLEEARAAFALAGLRTHRPGPTSYDEAARLFRRCRALPWLRQVETATVTGPAQPALSTAALDALAATERQVAALVMEGATNREIAARLFISVKTVEATLTRVYRKLGIRSRVDIVRLAAGGRQG
- a CDS encoding AMP-binding protein, with the protein product MTANTSATDAFRAARDFLLTHREDYATAYEGFRWPRPEHFNWALDWFDVLARGNDRTALHLVEEDGATTRLSFAELSERSDRVANWLRARGVRAEDRVLVMLGNQAELWETALAAMKLRAVVIPATPLLGPADLRDRVERGRVRHVVVRAEDTGKFDEVPGRYTRITVGGERPGWQSYEEAYAADAAFEPDGITHADDPLMLYFTSGTTAHPKLVEHTHVSYPIGHLATMYWIGLEPGDVHLNISSPGWAKHAWSNLFAPWNAEATVFLHNYTRFDAGRLLTEMDRAGVTTFCAPPTVWRMLIQADLTQLRTPPREAVAAGEPLNPEVIEQVRRAWGVTIRDGFGQTETAVQVSNSPGQKLKTGSMGRPSPGFHVELLDPVSGAPGVDEGEIALDLSARPVGLMTGYHGDADRTAEAMAGGYYRTGDIGSRDADGYITFVGRRDEIFKASDYKISPFELESALLEHEAVAEAAVVPAPDELRLAVPKAYIVLAAGFEPGPDTAKVLFEHARSVLAPYQRIRRLEFGELPKTVSGKIRRIELREATAAGSAEEYREEDFR